In the genome of Myroides phaeus, one region contains:
- a CDS encoding TetR/AcrR family transcriptional regulator, translating to MESEILLKATEMFLAQGYKTVTMDDIASELSISKKTIYQYYSSKPELIEKSLVYLNQKFIEQLEITIAKNHGAIEEIVMSHEDIDKIFAIDASASLYQLNKYYPKVCEKQKAFHRKKYLHIIQRNLEKGIKEGVYRNNIDIEYVSRFHLASVCAIDDIEYFPIEEFDQKEIHSQHLEYHIRSIATEKGVQLFEKLIKDKNTNE from the coding sequence ATGGAATCTGAAATTTTATTAAAGGCGACAGAAATGTTTTTAGCTCAAGGGTATAAGACTGTTACAATGGATGATATCGCATCTGAATTGTCTATCTCTAAAAAAACAATCTATCAATATTATAGTTCTAAACCTGAATTGATTGAAAAGAGTTTAGTTTACTTAAATCAAAAATTCATTGAACAATTAGAAATTACTATTGCTAAAAACCACGGAGCAATTGAAGAAATAGTTATGTCTCACGAAGACATCGATAAGATTTTTGCCATTGATGCTTCTGCTTCTTTGTATCAACTAAATAAATACTATCCTAAGGTTTGTGAAAAACAAAAAGCTTTTCACCGCAAAAAGTATTTACACATCATCCAAAGAAACTTAGAGAAAGGAATCAAAGAAGGGGTTTATAGAAACAATATAGACATCGAATATGTATCGAGATTCCACTTGGCTTCGGTTTGTGCTATTGATGATATTGAATACTTCCCAATCGAAGAGTTTGATCAGAAAGAAATACACAGTCAACATTTAGAATACCATATCAGAAGTATCGCTACAGAAAAAGGGGTACAATTATTTGAAAAATTAATTAAAGATAAAAACACGAATGAATAG
- a CDS encoding polyprenyl synthetase family protein, whose protein sequence is MQSIVKYKEQISAFIESISLDRSPKDLYDPISYILSLGGKQIRPVLTLMSAEVFGIEANKAIHAATAIELFHNFSLMHDDIMDDASLRRGNATVHEKWDVNTAILSGDAMLILAYQYFEQYEPETFRDLAKLFSKTAIEVCEGQQWDICFEKRNDVQIPEYLKMIEYKTAVLVGAALKMGAIVAKTSEQNANDIYDFGLNLGIAFQLQDDYLDAFGDEATFGKMIGGDILENKKTYLYLKALINGTTEQKEELITFFSTTEGDENAKIKRVKELFVETASATDSQALIKEYTEKALAILDGMDIPADKKELLQVFSNELMNRRV, encoded by the coding sequence ATGCAATCAATCGTTAAATACAAAGAGCAGATATCTGCTTTTATAGAGTCTATTTCGTTAGATAGATCCCCTAAGGATTTATACGATCCTATCTCATATATTTTATCCCTTGGCGGAAAACAAATCCGTCCGGTATTAACATTAATGTCCGCTGAAGTTTTCGGAATAGAAGCTAATAAAGCGATTCATGCAGCTACTGCCATCGAATTGTTTCACAATTTTTCATTGATGCACGACGATATTATGGATGATGCGTCATTGCGAAGAGGGAATGCGACAGTACACGAGAAATGGGATGTGAATACGGCTATTCTGTCAGGAGATGCAATGTTGATTTTAGCATATCAATATTTTGAGCAATATGAGCCAGAGACATTTAGAGATTTAGCAAAATTGTTTAGTAAAACAGCCATTGAAGTATGTGAAGGACAACAGTGGGATATTTGTTTCGAAAAGAGGAATGATGTTCAGATTCCAGAGTATTTAAAAATGATTGAATACAAAACAGCTGTTTTGGTTGGAGCTGCTCTAAAAATGGGAGCAATAGTGGCCAAGACAAGTGAGCAGAATGCAAATGATATTTATGATTTTGGATTAAACTTAGGAATTGCTTTTCAATTACAAGATGATTATTTAGATGCTTTTGGAGATGAAGCAACGTTTGGGAAAATGATAGGAGGAGACATCCTTGAGAATAAGAAAACGTATTTATACTTGAAAGCATTAATTAACGGAACAACTGAGCAGAAAGAAGAATTGATTACCTTCTTTTCAACAACAGAAGGAGATGAGAATGCAAAAATTAAACGTGTAAAAGAGTTATTTGTAGAGACTGCTTCAGCAACAGATTCGCAAGCGCTGATTAAAGAGTACACAGAAAAAGCACTTGCAATTTTAGATGGAATGGATATTCCAGCAGATAAGAAAGAATTACTACAAGTATTCAGTAATGAATTAATGAATAGAAGAGTTTAA